The stretch of DNA AACAAAGCCCCGGATTTCACCGTCCAGTTTCGCCCATACAACCGCGATGTCGGCGATGGGTGAGTTGGTAATCCACATCTTTGCACCTGTGAGCACATAGCCGCCGTCGACTTTTTTCGCGCGTGTGCGCATGGACGCGGGGTCTGAGCCCGCGTCCGGCTCGGTCAAGCCAAAGCAGCCGATGAGTTCCCCTGTGGCGAGCTTGGGCAGGTAAGCTAGGCGCAGCTCTTGCGAGCCGAAGGCAAAGATCGGATACATGACCAGAGAGGACTGAACGCTCATGGCGGAGCGATAGCCGCTGTCGACACGTTCAATTTCGCGCGCGACCAAGCCATAAGCCACGTGGGACGTGTTGGCGCAGCCGTAGTCTTCGGGCAGGGTGGGGCCCAGCAGTCCCAAGGCACCCATTTCGGTCATGATGTCGGGATCGAAGCTTTCATTGCGGTTGGCCTCGACAATACGGGGCAGCAGTTTGTCGTTTGCGTAGTCGCGTGCCGTGTTTTGGATCAAGCGTTCGTCTTCGCTTAGTTGTGCGTCCAGCAACAGCGGATCTTCCCAGCGAAAATGCGGTTTTGATGACATGGAGGAAACTCCCACAAGGCCTGTGTAAGTTTCATTGATACCAGACGAAGACTAGCCTTTGGAGAGTTTATTGTAGGTGGTCGATGTGGCCACCGTGGTGAGCAAGAAGTCGGGCTTTTCTATTGCGCCACCCCTTAGTTTTGTTTGCGCACATTGGTGCCCAAGTTTGCACGGCGGACTTGGGTTTCCATGTTTGTGTCCGTCGCCATCATGGTGACTTGGGTGATGCCCGGGGCTTCGCGCTGGCTTAACCGTGTTACCATGTCCAGGCGAAGCTCTCCGCGCAGCCACCAGCTGTAGCGACATTCGCGGACGCCATCGGTGGACCGCTTCGAACATTCCGATACCGAAGGCCGTCCATAGCGTTTGGCGACTGTGTTGACCAGTTCATCTTCGCTAACAGACTGAGCATTGTAGTTTTGGCGCACTTTGTAAGCCATGTGCATCGGCCCATCTTCACCGTACCAAACCGTGTAATCGCCGTCGTCGTCACTGAAAGACATGGTGACGGAGCCATTGGCCGACATGGCTTTGTAGGCATTTGGGAAGTCTTTGCGCAGGATATCGAGCGTCGTGCCCAAGCGGACGTTACCCAGTTGATAAGCCGGATCGTTTTTGACGCCCGCCATGGAAAACAAGGCGGCAAAATTGAAATCCACGCCCGGTGTTACTTTGACGAAGACAAAGCCACCCAACATCAAAAAGGCAAACAGGCACAACATTAACAACATGGTCAAATCGTTGTCTTTGCCTTGTTGGCGGCGCTTTTTGCGGCGTTTGACCCACGCCGGCGCGGCGTTTTCTTCTTCAGATTTGTAATACAGAATATCGTCCCCGTAATCGAGATCGGGTGGAGACGTGTCCTTGTGGATTTTGTTGGCGGATGTGTATCCTTTTGACGTATTTCCGTGTGACGGGGACATAACGGTGATCTTTCCTCAAAGATGCAAGATTCTGTGTTGTTTAAGTCTAAAATTACGCCCTTTGGGTTAGGTTGACTGTGTCCTCGGTCACACTACGCGCCATTTTTGAATTCCGCCACCACAAGACCGCGCACAGAGTTGCCCAAAAAGATTTGGTTGGCGCGTTCTAGGTCTTTGATAAATAATACCATTTCAGTACATTGCCCGGTTTCGAGAAGCTCTTGGCGGAGCGTTCCGGCAAGTACTCCTGATTGCACGGGAGGGGTCACCAATTGTCCATCGATTTCTACAAAAAGGTTGGTAAACGAGCCCTCGGTGAGTTCCCCAGCGTCGTTTAGGAAAACGACTTCATCACATTTTGAGGCCGCGCGGGGCTTGTCGTAAAAATCTCTGTTGGTGGTCTTGTGATAGACAAATGGTGAGGAGCGGTCGATCCGCGTCGAGGCAAGTTCGAAGGTGAGGCTGGTGATGTCGGTTAAATCCTCTGTCTCCACCTGCGCAGAGCCGTTCGCGTTGAGCAAAAGCCGCACGCGTTGATCTCTCTTCAGGCCATTGAGCGCCTCGTCCAAACCCTGTCGGACGGCGTCTTCGTCGAACGGATAGCCAAATGATTTTGCCGACGCCTTCATGCGCGCCATGTGGTGGTCCAATAACACAAAGCCGGTTTGCGGGTCCCACTTTAGTGTTTCCAGCAAATCAAACGGTTCATGCTGCCCGGTGAGAAAACGGGCTTTGATGTGGCATTCTTCCCACTCCGAAGCGGGATCGGAATCGTAAACGATGCCACCACCGATGCCGATCTCTCCCGTGTCATTGCGTATATGCAGGGTGCGAATGGCGACGTTATAGCGATGCGTTCCACCGGGGCCCGAATAACCAACGCCGCCGGTATACACGCCACGTTGATCTGGCTCCAACCCGCTGATCAGTTCCATGGCTTTGACCTTAGGCGCGCCGGTGACGGACCCGCACGGGAAGAGGGCTTGGGTGATATGGCGAAACGTCGTTCCGGGTTTCGGCTTTGCTTCAATACTTGACGTCATTTGATGAACGGTGGGGAAGGTTTCGACATCAAACAAATCAGTGACATGAACAGAACCGACAAGTGATATGCGGCCTAAGTCGTTGCGCAACAAATCGACGATCATCAAATTTTCGGCGCGCGATTTTTCATCCGTCTTGAGCCACGTCACTTGCTGGGCATCGCGCTCAGGGTTGGCAAGACGGGGCGCCGTCCCTTTCATCGGGCGCGTGCGTACAGAACGACCGTCACTTTCAAAGAACAGTTCCGGGGACAAGGACAAAATGTGGTCTTCCCCCGTTGCTATAAGCGCGCCGTACTTTGCCCGTTGGGTTTTGCGCAAATGGGCAAAGAGAGCCAATGGGCTGCCTGAAAAGTCAAAGCGTTGTTTGAAGGTGTGGTTGATCTGATACACATCGCCCGCGCGGATGTGGTCGCGGATGCGTTCGATCTGATCGATATAGTCTTCTCGTGACAACAAGTGATGCAGGTTATTGACGGCATAGTCATCTTCAGCCCAGGTGTTGAAGGTCTCTGCGTCCAAGGGGTGGGGCTTGTCAAATACGCCCATCCAAATCAGCGGGGTATCCAGGTCTTTAGCTAAAAGCGGGGCGAGCTTGTCTTCCAAGGCCAAGCCCAGTTCATAAGCCATATAACCCGCGACGAAATGCCCCCCAGCAAGAGCAGCTTCAATGCGATCAAATGTTTCTGTGATCTCGCCAGGAGACCGACAGATGATAATATCAACGGGCTGCGTGAACACAGTTGCGCCGCCCGGTGTTTGGGCGTCGTCAATCAGCACGAAGGGGGGCTTTAAGGTCATGCCTTGGATTTAGCGCTCTTAGGTGTAAATGAAAAGGATCAAGACGCGGCACGCGCACCTTTTTCACTGACTTTGGCGTTGAATTTGTCGCGATTGATGACGAAACGTTCATGTCGCCCTCGGCCGATTACGTCTTCACCGTCGTGTCCTTCAATGGTGAACACCAGCTTGCGACCGCTGACTTCGATGAGTTCGACCTCCACACTGACGGTCATGCCGGGCGGTGTTGCGGCTTCGTGGCTGACGTCCACGTGGGTGCCGACGGTCATCTCTTCGGGCCAATCCAAGTGCGGCTCAATGGCTTTGACGCAGGCCCATTCCATGAAGCCTATCCAAAATGCGGTGGCGAAGACTTCGGGCATTTCTTGCAATTCGGGGGCTTCGCGGTAAAGAGCCGGAACGGTTTTGTCCGAAGGGACGGGGTAGGTGTGGGTGTAGCGGATACCGGGTTTTAAGCTGTCTTTCATAGGACGTCCGTGCGGTTGCGACCGTTTTGCTTGGCCTGGTACATGGCCCTGTCGGCCCGGCCGATCAATGAATCTTTGGTGTCGCCCTCATTGATTTCACTGACACCGATGCTCATGGTCATTTTGAAGTCGGGATTGTCGGGGAACGGCTGGCTGTTTTGCAAGGCTTCGCGGATGATATCAGCCAGACGACGGCCGTCGTCTTGCTTGCAGGCCATGGCCATCATCATGAACTCCTCACCGCCCCAACGACATTGCACGTCGCTGTCGCGGGTGTGTTCACGGATAATGTCTGCCACATGGCGAATGGCCTGATCGCCTGAGAGGTGTCCGTAGGTGTCATTGATGGTTTTGAAATGATCAAGGTCCATGATCAACAGGGAAAAAGCTTCTTTGTCGCGCTTAAAGCGTTTAATGGCCTGGTCCAACAGCGCATCGAAGTGCTGACGATTGTTGAGCCTTGTCAGCTTGTCCGTAATCGCCAGGGTTTCCAGACGGCGCTGGAAGATATTGATGGTGTAGATGATCAACGCCAGTGTCAGCAAAATCACCAAAGGCCCAATGATCAAGTTGCGCAAGAACCCGACTTTAACCTTGGTCAAGGCCTGGGCTTCGGGCAGCTCAATGAATAAATACCAGTTGAGCTCGGGTATGAAGCGTGTGGTGAGCAGCATACGACCGTCAGCAGCTTCGTAAGTGTACGATCCACGCTTGTTGGTCATGACATTTTCAGCGATTTCGCTCAAGCCCGGGAGCTCGTGCACGTTGGTTTGTCCACTGATTTTTGGGTCGCCGTGCACTTGGATCACGCCGTCTTCATCGACAAAATAAACGGTGCGCCTGAATTGGTCCTCATACGTTTTGACCAAGTCCGAGACAGAGCCCAAGCCCAAGCCGACACCCGTCACACCGATAAATTCACCGAAACGGTTTTCCACCCGGTAGTTGATGAAAATCGTGATGTTGTCATCGACTTGATAGTTGTTGTCGACATTGACTTCATAAGGTGCGCGCAGATCGCGGGCACGAAAGAACCACTCATCATCGGGATCGCCCCGGCGCAGCTCCCGGCCAATGCCGCCGAAGTGGTAATAGCGCAACGTGCGCGCCGAAATAAAGTATGAGGTGGTGGCGTTGTAGCGGGTTTTGATTTGGGAGAGGTAGCGCACGATTTGCTCGGGATTGCTTTCACCGCCATCGACCCAGTCGTGCACGAAAGTGTCGTTCGCCATCAGCGAAGAAATGAAGATTGGGCGCAACAAATCGGCTTGGATTTCGGAATAGACGTTGTTGCTGGACAACGGTAATTCATTTTCCAAAATTGAGGTGCGCAGCGCCCCTTTGGAGACTTCATAGTTCAAAAAGTTGGTTGCGCCGAAGCCGACGATCAAGATCAGCGTGACCAACGAAATCAGCTTCGTACGCAGTGTCAGCATGCCCATTTGGGCCCCCAGTTTTTCAGAGTACTTGTTTAGAATAGGCTTAAGGTTTGCATCTGTCACCCTTTCACTTGTGGGGGAGGGATGCTAAATTCATCCGACGAATCAGAAGGATGCGATGAAAATGAAACTTTCGAAAGCTG from Magnetovibrio sp. PR-2 encodes:
- the pabB gene encoding aminodeoxychorismate synthase component I — protein: MTLKPPFVLIDDAQTPGGATVFTQPVDIIICRSPGEITETFDRIEAALAGGHFVAGYMAYELGLALEDKLAPLLAKDLDTPLIWMGVFDKPHPLDAETFNTWAEDDYAVNNLHHLLSREDYIDQIERIRDHIRAGDVYQINHTFKQRFDFSGSPLALFAHLRKTQRAKYGALIATGEDHILSLSPELFFESDGRSVRTRPMKGTAPRLANPERDAQQVTWLKTDEKSRAENLMIVDLLRNDLGRISLVGSVHVTDLFDVETFPTVHQMTSSIEAKPKPGTTFRHITQALFPCGSVTGAPKVKAMELISGLEPDQRGVYTGGVGYSGPGGTHRYNVAIRTLHIRNDTGEIGIGGGIVYDSDPASEWEECHIKARFLTGQHEPFDLLETLKWDPQTGFVLLDHHMARMKASAKSFGYPFDEDAVRQGLDEALNGLKRDQRVRLLLNANGSAQVETEDLTDITSLTFELASTRIDRSSPFVYHKTTNRDFYDKPRAASKCDEVVFLNDAGELTEGSFTNLFVEIDGQLVTPPVQSGVLAGTLRQELLETGQCTEMVLFIKDLERANQIFLGNSVRGLVVAEFKNGA
- a CDS encoding sensor domain-containing diguanylate cyclase; amino-acid sequence: MLTLRTKLISLVTLILIVGFGATNFLNYEVSKGALRTSILENELPLSSNNVYSEIQADLLRPIFISSLMANDTFVHDWVDGGESNPEQIVRYLSQIKTRYNATTSYFISARTLRYYHFGGIGRELRRGDPDDEWFFRARDLRAPYEVNVDNNYQVDDNITIFINYRVENRFGEFIGVTGVGLGLGSVSDLVKTYEDQFRRTVYFVDEDGVIQVHGDPKISGQTNVHELPGLSEIAENVMTNKRGSYTYEAADGRMLLTTRFIPELNWYLFIELPEAQALTKVKVGFLRNLIIGPLVILLTLALIIYTINIFQRRLETLAITDKLTRLNNRQHFDALLDQAIKRFKRDKEAFSLLIMDLDHFKTINDTYGHLSGDQAIRHVADIIREHTRDSDVQCRWGGEEFMMMAMACKQDDGRRLADIIREALQNSQPFPDNPDFKMTMSIGVSEINEGDTKDSLIGRADRAMYQAKQNGRNRTDVL
- a CDS encoding thioesterase family protein, coding for MKDSLKPGIRYTHTYPVPSDKTVPALYREAPELQEMPEVFATAFWIGFMEWACVKAIEPHLDWPEEMTVGTHVDVSHEAATPPGMTVSVEVELIEVSGRKLVFTIEGHDGEDVIGRGRHERFVINRDKFNAKVSEKGARAAS